TTGAATCTTGCTATTTACGGTACTCACGGTGATACTCCAAAAATTGTTCTTGCTCCTATTAACGTTGAAGACAGTTTCTATCAAACAATAAAAGCTTTTAACTATGCGGAAAAATATCAGGTTCCCGTACTTATTCTCTCCGATGTTTCTCTTGGAGAAAGAAGAGAGTGCATAGATATGATAAATATTGATGAAATAGAAGTTATAAACAGGTTAAAGCCTGAGAAAACTCACAAAAATATACCTTATTCAAGATATGCAATAACAGATTCCGGTATCTCCCCGATGACAACACCTGGAGAAGAAGGCGGAACTTATATTGCAACAGGACTTGAACATTCTGAAAACTCCGCACCTTCAAGCAAACCTGAAGTTCATGCGGCAATGACAGAAAAAAGATTTAAAAAACTTGATACAGCTATTCATGACTTTTTGGCAGCTAAAAAATATGGAGATGACGATGCCAGATTTGGTATAATCAGTTGGGGCAGTACATCAGGAGCTGTTCTGGAAGCAATAGACCAGGCAGATAAGTTGGGATATAAGGTTCAGGCACTTTATCCAAGAACGGTATATCCTTTCCCTTCAGAGTGGATAAATGATTTTCTGCGTAATAAAGACATTGTTCTTATCGTAGAAAGAAATTACAGCGCTCAATTCGCTAATACTATTGTTTATAGATGTACATGTCTAAATAAAAATCTGCAAATACATAATTTGATGAAATATAATGGAGAACCGTTTACAACTAACGAAATCTTATCAAAAATTGAACAGATTATTAAAGGTCAGTATTTAAAATTTACAACTCATCAGCCCGGATTAAAAATTTAAAATATTTCAGTTTGGTATTATTAAAATAGTTTTAAAAATAAGGAGATATAAAATTGGCTACAAAGACGCCAGATCAATACAGAAGCCCGGTAAACCCTACATGGTGCAAAGACTGTGGAGATTATAAAGTATTGGATTCATTAACTTCCGCGCTTGCAGAAGTTGCAGTAGAACCGCATAACATAGTATTAACCGCAGGTGTAGGCTGTGCCAGCCGTTTGCCTTTTTATACAAGTACATACGGATTTCATACGGTACATGGAAGAGCTCTACCTGCTGCGATAGGTATTAAAGTCGCAAATAGAGAAAGAACAGTTATATCAGTAGGTGGTGACGGCGATGCTTTCAGCATAGGCGGAAACCATTTTATACATACTTCAAGAAAAAACCCTGATATTACGTATATTGTAATGGATAATGAAATCTATGGACTTACAAAAGGACAGAACTCTCCGACTTCTCATGAGGACTTATTGACCAAAATTAATCCTTATGAAGTTGTTGAAGATAGAATTAACCCTGTTTTAATGGCGCTTTCTTTTAATACATCATTTATTGCCCGCGCATTTTGCGATGAAACAGAGCAGTTAAAAGATATAATTGCAAGAGCAATAAGACATAAAGGCTTTTCTTTTGTGCATGTTCTATCTCCATGTACTCAATATAATGAAAAAGTTACGTATGATTCTCTAAAAAAACGAATACAGGCACTTCCCGAAAATCATGACAGATTGGACAGACTTTTGGGAATGAAATATGCGTTTACACAAGAGCCGCTTTATACAGGAATTTTCTACGAAAATGAAAGACCTACTTTGCACGACAAACTTGATAATATAAAAGAAATGTCCAGAGCTGAAGTTGGAAATCCTGAGAATTACAGTCTTCAAGACATTATGAAACAGTTTGAATAAATCAAGCTATATAACCTTTAAAGGCTTGTTTTAGTGGCTGCACTTAAAGTAAAAGCGTCTAAGGAACCATAACGGCTAATCCGTTATGTATTAGGCTTATATCAACTTTTTGGGAAGAACAGGCTTCACCGTCAACATGAAACTTATTGTTATTTGTTTTGATGCTAATGCTGTGGGTTTTTCCATACATTACGTTTGGACCGATTTTATGTTTGTTAAATAAAATTTGAAAAAACACAGTTAAAAATTCCCGTATATTTCTTGCACGAAGCACGAAAACATCGAGTTTTCCGTCAGAAATATCGCTTTCAGGCGATACAGAAAACTTGTCCCTGAACATATTGCCTGAATTTGAAACAATAACCGCAGAAGCTTTTACATTAAAGCACTTATTATCAGTGCGAATTTCGAACGATTTTGTTCTAAGGTTTAAAATGCTTTTTATGCCCTGAACTAAATATGCCAAATATCCGAATTTGTTTTTCAGAAAAGAATTTGCTCCGTTAACAATATCAGCATCCATTCCATAGCCGACTCTTAATGCAAAATAGGAATTTCCTGCTTTGCCTACGTCTATAAGTTTTTTTGTTCCATTAATCAATATATCAACAGCCTGTGAAATATTTTGGGGGATATTTAATTTTTCTGCCAGTAAATTTGCTGTTCCGCAGGGAATTATTCCCAATTTTATACCTTTGTTTACAATATAAGGCAAAACCGCCAGAACCGTACCGTCTCCGCCAATGGCAACAACGGTATCAAAATTTTCTATATGAACAGTATTATTTAAATCAAGAATATTTATAAATTTAAAACAAATTTCTTTTTTAGAGAAAAGTTTTTTTATATATTGAAGTTTTTTTAAAATACTTCCTTTGCCTGCTTTATCGTTGTAGATAAATAAAAAATTTCTGTTGCTCATGATTTATCTGCCGGTTTGGAGTTTAATATATTAGATAAATCCTATTTTAAAGCAAACAAGATAAAAATTGTGAAATTTTTTTTATTTTTTAAATATATTAAATTCAGCAAAATAAAACTCGTTTTAGCCATCCAATCAAATTAAATTTATGCTCGCAATGACGATTTTGGCAATTCGAGTGTTTTAATTTAACAGATCAGAATATTTTTGAATATCTTTCAATAATAAATCACATAAAAACATATCGTTTGATTTTGCTGAATTTTCCAATCTTAAGGCAAGTTCGTTTAGTTCTTTTATTCTTAAATTCGCACTGGAGCCTTTCATCAAATGTGCTTGAGAAGCTATTTCTTTAAAATCATCTTCGATAATAGCTTTATTAATGCTTTCTATCATAGGAGGAATTGTTTTTATGTATTCATCGAGAATCTCTACGGCTTCAGGTTCTGAAAATCCTATATTTTCAATAATTTCAGAGAGAATAGAACTCATTAAAATTTGTTTTTTATCTAATTGTTTAACAGTCAAATGTTTTTTTATAGTTTCAATGAAAAGTTTATCGTTAAAAGGTTTAGCGATATAATCATTCATCCCGAAGGACAAGCATTTCTCGATATCCCCTTCAAGAGCGTGAGCTGTTAAGGCAATAATTGGAACATGTTTTTTTTCGTTGTCTGTAGTTTCTTTTGAAACTTCTATAGCTCTTATTTTTTCAGATGCCTCATAGCCGTCTAAAATTGGCATTTGGCAATCCATTAAAATAAGGTCATAATTATGGTTTTGATATGCTTCGACTGCCTTAACTCCATTTGAGACAATATCGCAGAGGAAACCCTCTTTATTTAAAATCTTTGTTGTTAATTTTTGATTTGTTTCATTATCTTCAGCCAGAAGTATTTTAAAATTTTTATTAATAGGTCTTTCTTTAAAGTCATATTCGTCGATAAGCACATCTGTCTTTAAATTAGTCTGCTGCGGTTTTGCTTCCAGTGCAATGTTTATACACTCAAACATAGCATTTTTTTTAATCGGTTTTATTAAATATCCGGCGAATTCTTTTTCTTTAGCTTTTTTACTTTCACCTCTTTGATTTAGTGATGTAATTGAAATAAGAGGAATATCGGCAAATTCAGGAATAGATTTTATTTCAAAAGCAAGCATCATTCCGTACGGACCGGTCATATTATAATCAAGAAGAATAACATCAATAGTAGGCACTGATTTTAAGATTGATAATGCATTTTCTGTAGAATCAGCCTTATAAACATTGCACCCTGTTTCACCCAAGTAATCGCTCATAATTTTTAAGTTTGTTAAATTTCGCTCAGCCACAAGAATATTTTTTCCTTCTAAAGAAATTGAAGCTGTTTCTAATGTTTCGCTGTTATTACATTTTTCGAATTCAGCAGTAAATGAAAACAGAGAACCTTTGCCTTCTTCGCTGGTTACGCTGATTTTTCCATTCATCAACTCAATTATTTTTTTAGAAATAGTTAATCCCAGCCCTGTTCCTCCGAATTTTCTTGTCGCAGAGGCATCAGCCTGTGTGAAGGATTCAAAGATGGCTTTTTGTTTGTCTTGAGCGATGCCGATGCCTGTATCGGAAACTTCAAATTTCAAGGTTACCGAATTATTTTGTTCTGATTCTTTATTAACAGTTATCAATATTTCGCCCTGATTTGTAAATTTAACTGCATTATTAACAAGGTTGTTCAGGACTTGTTTTAATCTGCCGGGATCACCCGCGATTTTTTGCGGAACGTCTGAATGAATAAACGAGCTAATTTCCAATTCTTTTTTATAGGCTGTAGACATTGCCAAAACAGCAATATCCTCGACATTAGACCTTATATCAAAGTCGATAGTTTCCATTAGCATTTTTCCTGCTTCAATTTTAGAAAAATCAAGAATGTCATTGATAATATTTAATAACAATTCAGATGATTTTTTAGTTTCTTGAGCAAAATCTTCCTGTTCTTCATTAAGATCAGTACTTAATAATAGGCTGGTAAACCCGATTACACCGTTCATAGGCGTTCTTATTTCATGGCTCATGTTTGCCAGAAATTCACTTTTTATTTTGTTGGCTTCTTCTGCAAGTTCTTTTGCCTTAATTATTTCTATTTCAGCTTTTTTACGTGCTGTTATATCTCTGACTGAAGCCAGTAAAAGCTGTCTGCCTTCCATTTCTATTCTACTGAGTATTACATCTGCATGAAACTCTTCTCCCGTTCCATAACGCTTGTGAACCCAATCGAACTGATTATTTCCATTTTTCATTGCTGTTTTAATGTTCTCAATAGAGGCTGTTATAGAATCCGTACCATCAGGCTGCTTTTTAGGTGATAATGTTGATGGGTGCATTGAGCAAAATTCTTTTTTTGTTGAACATCTAAACATTGATAAAGCTACAGAGTTACAATCAATAAAGCTTTTCTCATCAAGAAGCATAACCGCATCGCTGGTTGAATCGAATAGGGTACGATATTTAGCCTCTGAGCGGTGTAGTGTTTCTTCAGCTCGTTTTTGTTGGGTTGTATCTCGTATTATACCCGTAGTGCCAATTATATTATTGTTTTTATCTTTTACAGGTTTTATATAGTACTCTGCAAACCAGATTTTTCCGTTTCTGTCCAGAAACGATTTTTCAAAAACAATTTGCTTCCCTGACTCTATAACCTGAAGATCACGTTTTTTGTTTTCATCAGCCATGTTTGCGGGCATGAAATCGTGGTCTGTCTTGCCTATGACAGTTTCCCTGGAGAGCTTACAAATTTCTATAAATTGGTCATTTATTGTTAAGTACCTGTGATTTTTATCTTTTAGCCAGGCAATATATGGCAGGTTATTTAAAATGGTATTTTTTTCTGATTCTGATTCCAGAATTTTTTCTTCGGCTTTTTTTCTGTCAGTTATATCCAGAGCAGTTTCAACAACTCCTATCAGTTTTTTGTTTTCATCAAAAACAGGATTAGCAAGTACGAGAAGAATTCTTCCGTTATATATATCCACTTCGGCTTCTTGGGGCAAGCCTGTTTGCATTGCTTTGGCTACAGGACACATTGCATGATGTTCATCAGAGTGATGTCTTACTTGATAACATAAGCTGCCGATCATTTCACTTTCTTTCATCCCGAAAGCATCGCAGCCTAATTTGTTAACCCATTTGAACTTAAAGTCAGTATCTATAAAAGCAACTATTTCAGAAAGACTGTTCAAAATAACATTTTTTTCCGTTTCAGATTCTTTTATTTTATCTTCAAGTCTTTTATGTTCAGTTATATCCCTTCCTCCGAACAAAATGCCTATAAGTTCATTTTGTAAATTATATAATGGTGCTTTTACTGTAGATAAAAGAATTTTTCTTTCGTCAGGGTATTTTACCCAACCTTCACTGTATTTTGATTCCCCTGAATTCATCAGAGCAAGATCATTTTCTCTGAATAAATCTGCAATATTTTTTGGATACAAATCATAATCAGTTTTTCCAATGATATTTTCTTTTGAGATACCTATAAAATCCGTATAAGCCTGATTACATCCTAAATAGACGCCCTCTTTGTCTTTGAAATAAATAACATCAGGCATTGAATTTAGTAATCCGTTAAGTAAAGCTGTTTCATATTCAAGTTTTTTATTGCCTTTAAATGCAATAAATAAAGCAATAACAAGCATAATAAATATAAGATATATCGCAATTACTAAATATGCAAAATCTCCATTAATAAAATTAGGCACTGTAATAAGTAAGTAATCGCCTGTTGCTAATTTCGCAATATGAGCGACTTTAGATAAATTATTTTCATTATAATAAATAGTTGAATTTTTATTTATTTTTTTATTAAAAATCAAGCTAGTTATATTTTTTGATATATCAGGAGTTATTTTATCAGTTGAAGAGATTAAATAACCGGTTTGATTCAGAAGAAAAACTTCTGAAGATTTATATTGGGCTTTTATTTTAGAGAGAAGCCTGTTTATGTTATCAAGAGAGATGTCAATTCCTCCGACCCCGAGTAATATTCCGTTTTTATATACAGGCTCGGCAATTGTTATCATAGAAATTTTGATATCGGGATCCTGATAAATTTCACTCCAAATACGAGATTTGGCTTTTATGGCCTTAAAATAATATGGATCATCTTTTTCCGTAAATTTTCTGCCGGTATCAGGTATATTTTCAAATTTATTATTTTTTTTAATTATCCAAAG
This genomic window from bacterium contains:
- a CDS encoding thiamine pyrophosphate-dependent enzyme yields the protein MATKTPDQYRSPVNPTWCKDCGDYKVLDSLTSALAEVAVEPHNIVLTAGVGCASRLPFYTSTYGFHTVHGRALPAAIGIKVANRERTVISVGGDGDAFSIGGNHFIHTSRKNPDITYIVMDNEIYGLTKGQNSPTSHEDLLTKINPYEVVEDRINPVLMALSFNTSFIARAFCDETEQLKDIIARAIRHKGFSFVHVLSPCTQYNEKVTYDSLKKRIQALPENHDRLDRLLGMKYAFTQEPLYTGIFYENERPTLHDKLDNIKEMSRAEVGNPENYSLQDIMKQFE
- a CDS encoding diacylglycerol kinase family protein, yielding MSNRNFLFIYNDKAGKGSILKKLQYIKKLFSKKEICFKFINILDLNNTVHIENFDTVVAIGGDGTVLAVLPYIVNKGIKLGIIPCGTANLLAEKLNIPQNISQAVDILINGTKKLIDVGKAGNSYFALRVGYGMDADIVNGANSFLKNKFGYLAYLVQGIKSILNLRTKSFEIRTDNKCFNVKASAVIVSNSGNMFRDKFSVSPESDISDGKLDVFVLRARNIREFLTVFFQILFNKHKIGPNVMYGKTHSISIKTNNNKFHVDGEACSSQKVDISLIHNGLAVMVP
- a CDS encoding PAS domain S-box protein, with product MKKTQKLLNNKYILVITPIIVIIIIVFLCLINSANSILVESKKAAVINEEILQSTNEFDEIFSKAEYPVSSLNSMVSAMMEKPAELKDIKRLKHIFNVHINPLAKYLLENTTYGQGIWFIPNQKTVQDNYQGLWIIKKNNKFENIPDTGRKFTEKDDPYYFKAIKAKSRIWSEIYQDPDIKISMITIAEPVYKNGILLGVGGIDISLDNINRLLSKIKAQYKSSEVFLLNQTGYLISSTDKITPDISKNITSLIFNKKINKNSTIYYNENNLSKVAHIAKLATGDYLLITVPNFINGDFAYLVIAIYLIFIMLVIALFIAFKGNKKLEYETALLNGLLNSMPDVIYFKDKEGVYLGCNQAYTDFIGISKENIIGKTDYDLYPKNIADLFRENDLALMNSGESKYSEGWVKYPDERKILLSTVKAPLYNLQNELIGILFGGRDITEHKRLEDKIKESETEKNVILNSLSEIVAFIDTDFKFKWVNKLGCDAFGMKESEMIGSLCYQVRHHSDEHHAMCPVAKAMQTGLPQEAEVDIYNGRILLVLANPVFDENKKLIGVVETALDITDRKKAEEKILESESEKNTILNNLPYIAWLKDKNHRYLTINDQFIEICKLSRETVIGKTDHDFMPANMADENKKRDLQVIESGKQIVFEKSFLDRNGKIWFAEYYIKPVKDKNNNIIGTTGIIRDTTQQKRAEETLHRSEAKYRTLFDSTSDAVMLLDEKSFIDCNSVALSMFRCSTKKEFCSMHPSTLSPKKQPDGTDSITASIENIKTAMKNGNNQFDWVHKRYGTGEEFHADVILSRIEMEGRQLLLASVRDITARKKAEIEIIKAKELAEEANKIKSEFLANMSHEIRTPMNGVIGFTSLLLSTDLNEEQEDFAQETKKSSELLLNIINDILDFSKIEAGKMLMETIDFDIRSNVEDIAVLAMSTAYKKELEISSFIHSDVPQKIAGDPGRLKQVLNNLVNNAVKFTNQGEILITVNKESEQNNSVTLKFEVSDTGIGIAQDKQKAIFESFTQADASATRKFGGTGLGLTISKKIIELMNGKISVTSEEGKGSLFSFTAEFEKCNNSETLETASISLEGKNILVAERNLTNLKIMSDYLGETGCNVYKADSTENALSILKSVPTIDVILLDYNMTGPYGMMLAFEIKSIPEFADIPLISITSLNQRGESKKAKEKEFAGYLIKPIKKNAMFECINIALEAKPQQTNLKTDVLIDEYDFKERPINKNFKILLAEDNETNQKLTTKILNKEGFLCDIVSNGVKAVEAYQNHNYDLILMDCQMPILDGYEASEKIRAIEVSKETTDNEKKHVPIIALTAHALEGDIEKCLSFGMNDYIAKPFNDKLFIETIKKHLTVKQLDKKQILMSSILSEIIENIGFSEPEAVEILDEYIKTIPPMIESINKAIIEDDFKEIASQAHLMKGSSANLRIKELNELALRLENSAKSNDMFLCDLLLKDIQKYSDLLN